In Geoalkalibacter sp., one genomic interval encodes:
- a CDS encoding IS4 family transposase, producing MDRIVAELVSCQNQIDSFFVNQRIALLLRQSNILKQCGIAPVAVMRFVFCLAFTGKNLFRYLQTADSHAEIGKDTVYRFLNSVHANWRKFLHLLSAAVIRKHLVPLSAQETPKVFIVDDSLYNRNRSKKVELLARVHDHNDKRYYRGFRLLTLGWSDGATYVPVSFSLLSSANPKNRLTEMAEVDKRTNGFRRRRESLHKAPEMLKELLNQARRNGLRADYLLFDSWFAFPSVILGVLEQNQPVICMLKAMKTLTYGYKGLQLSLNDLYREVRKRSGRAKILASVVVELGTDAKGSPVAAKIVFVRDRSSKKWLALLSTDIELAEEQIIRLYKRRWDIEVFFKITKSYLHLAKEFQSRSYDALIAHTSIVFARYIMLALARRTSKDPRTLGSLFHAGCDEMRQVSFAEALKLLLEQLVQLVKSFAESIAQPIQAMLEAFMQQIPGLMRRSLLLPTAKI from the coding sequence TTGGACCGTATTGTAGCAGAACTTGTGTCATGTCAGAACCAAATTGATTCGTTCTTTGTCAATCAGCGCATCGCCTTGCTCTTGCGGCAAAGCAATATCCTCAAGCAGTGTGGCATCGCCCCGGTGGCGGTGATGCGATTTGTCTTCTGTCTGGCGTTTACCGGAAAGAATCTGTTTCGCTACCTGCAAACCGCCGACTCCCACGCCGAGATCGGCAAGGATACGGTCTATCGGTTTTTGAACTCGGTGCATGCCAACTGGCGAAAATTTCTGCACCTACTGAGCGCAGCGGTAATCCGCAAACACCTTGTGCCGCTGAGTGCGCAAGAGACGCCCAAGGTGTTCATCGTCGATGACTCGCTCTACAACCGCAACCGCAGCAAGAAGGTGGAACTGCTGGCGCGCGTTCATGACCACAATGACAAGCGCTATTACCGCGGATTTCGCTTGCTGACGCTGGGGTGGTCCGACGGCGCAACCTATGTGCCGGTTTCCTTTTCCCTGCTGAGTTCGGCCAACCCGAAAAACCGGCTGACCGAGATGGCCGAGGTGGACAAACGCACCAACGGATTCAGGCGGCGGCGCGAGAGCCTGCACAAGGCCCCCGAGATGCTCAAGGAGCTTTTGAACCAGGCCCGCCGCAACGGGCTGCGTGCCGACTATCTGCTCTTTGACAGCTGGTTTGCTTTCCCCTCGGTCATCCTCGGGGTGCTTGAGCAAAACCAGCCGGTCATCTGCATGCTCAAGGCGATGAAGACCCTCACTTACGGCTACAAGGGGCTGCAACTCAGCCTGAATGATCTGTACCGGGAGGTGCGCAAGCGCAGCGGCCGGGCCAAGATTCTCGCCTCGGTTGTGGTGGAACTGGGCACCGATGCCAAGGGCTCGCCCGTGGCGGCCAAAATCGTTTTTGTTCGAGATCGCAGTAGCAAAAAATGGCTGGCGCTGCTCTCCACCGACATCGAATTGGCCGAGGAGCAGATCATCCGGCTCTACAAGCGGCGCTGGGACATCGAGGTGTTCTTCAAAATCACCAAGAGCTACCTCCATCTGGCCAAGGAGTTTCAGAGCCGCAGCTACGATGCGCTCATCGCACATACGAGCATTGTTTTTGCCCGCTACATCATGCTGGCGCTGGCACGGCGCACGAGCAAGGATCCGCGGACCCTGGGCAGTTTGTTCCATGCCGGCTGTGATGAGATGCGCCAGGTGAGTTTTGCCGAGGCGCTCAAGCTGCTCTTGGAGCAGTTGGTGCAACTGGTCAAGAGCTTTGCCGAATCGATTGCCCAACCGATTCAGGCGATGCTGGAGGCCTTTATGCAGCAAATCCCGGGCTTAATGCGACGCTCTTTGCTGCTTCCGACCGCTAAAATCTAA
- a CDS encoding flagellin produces MPDTSIAEPVKILVDTTPKGDQAYIAFDRTPADTTALGIAGDALDPAAAARAALARLDGALALTSSYRGIYGAKMNALDQRTAIMEQGVLTHSAALTRIQDADIAQETSALTRSSIQREAATALLAQANQQPQLLLGLLK; encoded by the coding sequence ATGCCGGACACCAGCATCGCGGAGCCGGTGAAAATCCTCGTCGACACCACCCCCAAAGGCGACCAAGCCTACATCGCCTTCGACCGGACACCCGCAGACACAACGGCCCTGGGCATCGCCGGAGACGCCCTGGATCCGGCCGCCGCCGCGCGGGCCGCCCTGGCCCGCCTCGACGGCGCCCTGGCTTTGACATCCAGCTACCGAGGCATCTACGGCGCCAAAATGAACGCCCTGGATCAACGCACCGCCATCATGGAGCAGGGTGTTCTCACCCACAGCGCCGCCCTGACCCGCATTCAGGACGCAGACATCGCCCAGGAAACCTCGGCCCTGACGCGCTCTTCCATCCAGCGCGAAGCCGCAACGGCGTTGCTGGCACAGGCCAATCAGCAGCCGCAGTTGCTGTTGGGTCTGCTGAAATAG
- a CDS encoding PaaI family thioesterase: MDTAPDFDRLRQPQWTPFDAPSLVGKSLRFVSGDPQGNRFRLRYFRDEKNDLVALAWFGEETEGPPGHAHGGSMAAVLDEVLGLAAWAAGYPIVVGNLNVHFRRLLPLKLVARVETEIVSVKGRKVLVRGRLCDDAGNLYAEADCLCITILPG, from the coding sequence ATGGACACGGCCCCCGACTTCGATCGCCTGCGACAACCCCAATGGACGCCCTTCGATGCCCCCTCCCTGGTGGGCAAATCCCTGCGCTTCGTCAGCGGCGACCCCCAGGGCAACCGCTTTCGCCTGCGCTATTTTCGCGACGAGAAGAATGATCTGGTGGCCCTCGCCTGGTTCGGCGAGGAGACGGAAGGACCGCCCGGCCATGCCCACGGCGGCAGCATGGCGGCGGTGCTCGACGAGGTGCTGGGCCTGGCGGCCTGGGCCGCCGGATATCCCATCGTGGTGGGCAATCTCAACGTGCATTTCCGCCGCTTGCTGCCGCTCAAACTGGTGGCGCGCGTGGAAACCGAGATCGTCTCGGTGAAGGGCAGAAAAGTGCTGGTGCGCGGGCGGCTGTGCGATGATGCCGGCAATCTCTACGCCGAAGCCGATTGCCTGTGCATCACGATTTTGCCGGGGTAG
- a CDS encoding small multi-drug export protein has product MNPSSPPTTDHNDSHHLFEDPRHRKFSFVWLLTLLGPFVLSAGLLILLYVTHGWAYVKNLLLTALAVFFFFGRFVILGGEAGGMDEATRFFTSGELALLVFYMDTMVACLLAFHIGFVFRLPYLGAKLRLLMDDGKFILAANPWMKRATFLGIVAFVTSPLAATGSVGGSIFGRLLGMSRLGTFLGAVTGSAIGCSIMYFGAALINRYLDRDNPWLTIAGILFVALVILLLNHRYRSMKAEWYANQDKNKKN; this is encoded by the coding sequence GTGAACCCTTCGTCTCCACCCACAACCGATCACAATGACAGCCATCATCTGTTCGAGGATCCCCGCCACCGGAAATTTTCCTTCGTCTGGCTTCTGACCCTGCTCGGACCCTTCGTGCTCTCGGCCGGGCTGTTGATCCTGCTCTATGTGACCCATGGCTGGGCCTATGTCAAGAACCTGCTGCTGACCGCCCTGGCGGTGTTCTTCTTTTTCGGCCGCTTCGTGATTCTCGGCGGCGAGGCCGGCGGCATGGATGAAGCCACGCGCTTTTTCACCTCGGGAGAACTGGCGCTGCTGGTGTTCTACATGGATACCATGGTCGCCTGCCTGCTGGCCTTTCACATCGGCTTCGTCTTTCGCCTGCCCTATCTCGGCGCCAAGCTGCGCCTGCTCATGGACGACGGCAAGTTCATCCTCGCGGCCAACCCCTGGATGAAACGCGCCACCTTTCTCGGCATCGTGGCCTTCGTCACCTCTCCCCTGGCCGCCACGGGCAGCGTGGGCGGCTCGATTTTCGGCCGCCTGCTGGGCATGTCGCGCCTGGGCACCTTTCTCGGCGCGGTGACCGGCAGCGCCATCGGCTGTTCCATCATGTACTTCGGCGCGGCCCTCATCAACCGCTACCTCGACCGCGACAACCCTTGGCTGACCATCGCCGGCATCCTGTTCGTCGCCCTGGTGATCCTGCTGCTCAACCACCGCTACCGCAGCATGAAGGCCGAATGGTACGCCAACCAGGACAAGAACAAGAAGAATTAA
- a CDS encoding HD domain-containing protein, which translates to MTQVLALLDKYYPPEEPTHGILLAHSRAVAAMALRIACRLPQTVDLVFVEEAALLHDIGIRAVHAPEIGCRGTLPYLCHGVAGRKLLDAEGLPRHALVCERHIGVGLSAAEIRAQRLPLPARDMLPLSLEEEIVTYADLFFSKNPRKSPGPKTPEQVRKALLRHGAEKVAVFDAWHARFGL; encoded by the coding sequence ATGACGCAGGTGCTTGCGCTACTCGACAAATACTATCCGCCCGAGGAACCGACCCACGGCATTCTGCTCGCGCACAGCCGGGCCGTTGCCGCGATGGCGCTGCGCATTGCCTGCCGCTTGCCGCAGACCGTGGATCTTGTCTTTGTGGAGGAAGCGGCGCTGCTGCACGACATCGGCATCCGCGCCGTCCATGCGCCGGAGATCGGCTGTCGCGGCACGCTGCCCTATCTGTGCCATGGCGTCGCGGGGCGTAAACTGCTCGACGCCGAAGGTTTGCCGCGTCACGCCCTAGTGTGCGAGCGCCACATCGGCGTGGGCCTGAGCGCCGCCGAAATTCGCGCCCAGCGCCTGCCCCTGCCCGCGCGCGATATGCTGCCCTTGTCTCTGGAGGAAGAGATCGTCACCTATGCCGATCTGTTCTTCAGCAAGAATCCGCGCAAATCACCCGGCCCCAAAACGCCCGAACAGGTGCGCAAGGCGCTGCTGCGCCACGGTGCGGAAAAGGTCGCGGTGTTTGATGCCTGGCATGCGCGCTTTGGGCTTTAA
- a CDS encoding PqqD family protein, whose translation MTTKADCIARRKFIRNVGAGLAVATLTTPTLAEAAKKAAKMPAMDFEFAILDPIPLIPRERVYKASRKSVWLFKNAEAKEAGNGLELNSMAAMIAQMCDGTRNIDMIIEATAEIFYSDKASLRPRIVAFLQQLFEDGYLVFASAATIPQEKRVRGMTLLSRRDNSIKISAKNKSFNY comes from the coding sequence ATGACGACAAAGGCAGATTGCATCGCGCGGCGCAAATTCATCCGCAACGTCGGCGCGGGGTTGGCTGTCGCCACCCTGACAACGCCCACGCTGGCGGAGGCCGCAAAAAAGGCTGCGAAGATGCCGGCGATGGATTTCGAGTTCGCCATTCTCGATCCCATTCCCCTCATCCCCCGCGAGAGGGTCTATAAGGCTTCCCGCAAAAGCGTATGGCTTTTCAAAAACGCCGAGGCAAAAGAGGCGGGAAACGGTCTGGAGTTGAACAGCATGGCCGCCATGATTGCTCAGATGTGTGACGGCACACGCAATATAGACATGATCATCGAGGCGACCGCCGAGATTTTTTACTCCGACAAGGCCAGTCTGAGGCCCCGCATCGTAGCTTTTCTCCAACAACTTTTCGAGGACGGATACCTCGTTTTTGCTTCCGCGGCGACGATCCCGCAAGAAAAAAGAGTGCGCGGCATGACGTTGCTGTCGCGAAGGGACAATTCAATTAAAATCTCGGCAAAGAATAAATCATTCAATTATTAA
- a CDS encoding 4Fe-4S binding protein — protein sequence MNKNYHITEECTGCEACVPSCPIDVIYYDSQKSIYAIDEEQCMSCGSCVAECPVNAIIEPY from the coding sequence ATGAATAAAAATTATCATATAACCGAAGAATGCACAGGCTGTGAAGCATGCGTACCAAGTTGCCCCATCGACGTTATATATTATGATTCACAGAAATCAATTTATGCGATAGACGAAGAGCAATGTATGTCTTGCGGGTCTTGTGTGGCTGAATGCCCAGTTAATGCAATTATAGAGCCTTATTGA
- a CDS encoding zinc metalloprotease HtpX gives MNFFVRHALINRLHTLALLLFLGGYLALLGWLLWGKSGLIWLLLLGGLFALFSPAASPHLVMRLYRARPLGTGEAPQLYRLTHELSRRAGLATPPRLYYLPTAMVNAFAVGTRRHAALGLTSGLLGTLDRRELTGVLAHEISHIRNNDIRVMSLADMATRLTSILSTTGQILLLVYLPMFLFTDMRINWMVVWILLFAPQLSALTQLGLSRVREYQADLFAAELTGDPEGLARALIKLERSQRSLWQVLFPGYRIPEPSLLRTHPATEERVRRLMQLAHSSRSSVNEPFDEGADLWLEPVSPQRKLPRWHINGLWH, from the coding sequence ATGAATTTCTTTGTGCGGCATGCCCTGATCAATCGCCTGCATACCCTGGCATTGCTGTTGTTTCTCGGTGGTTATCTTGCCTTGCTGGGATGGCTATTGTGGGGCAAGAGCGGATTGATCTGGCTGTTGCTGCTCGGCGGATTGTTCGCTCTGTTCAGCCCTGCCGCCTCGCCTCATCTAGTCATGCGTCTGTATCGGGCGCGCCCCCTTGGCACGGGCGAAGCACCGCAACTTTACCGACTGACGCACGAACTCTCGCGGCGCGCCGGACTCGCGACTCCGCCGAGGCTTTATTATCTGCCGACCGCCATGGTGAATGCCTTTGCCGTGGGCACTCGCCGCCATGCGGCCCTGGGACTGACCTCCGGACTGCTCGGTACTCTAGACCGGCGTGAGCTTACAGGCGTTTTGGCCCACGAAATCAGCCATATCCGCAACAACGATATTCGCGTGATGAGTCTTGCCGACATGGCCACCCGTCTCACCAGCATCTTGTCGACGACAGGTCAGATCCTTCTGCTGGTCTATCTGCCGATGTTCCTCTTCACGGATATGCGCATCAACTGGATGGTGGTTTGGATTCTCCTTTTCGCGCCGCAACTCAGCGCCCTCACTCAGTTGGGATTGTCGCGAGTTCGCGAATACCAAGCCGACCTCTTTGCCGCCGAATTGACCGGCGATCCCGAAGGCTTAGCCCGTGCGCTGATCAAGCTCGAACGAAGCCAAAGATCCTTGTGGCAAGTACTTTTCCCGGGATACCGAATCCCCGAACCCTCGCTGCTCCGAACCCATCCGGCAACCGAGGAGCGGGTGCGACGATTGATGCAACTTGCGCACAGTTCCCGCTCATCCGTCAATGAACCCTTCGACGAAGGAGCGGACTTGTGGCTGGAACCGGTCTCCCCGCAAAGAAAGCTTCCGCGCTGGCACATCAACGGCCTATGGCACTGA
- a CDS encoding phosphate-starvation-inducible PsiE family protein — protein MKKFISDEELKTIRMQWDIMTFYQRFEQIVALILSGVIAVVIIVSMMQLIRAVFTLLIQGALDPLDHNVFQTVFGMIMTLLIAMEFKHSIIRVALRHDSIIQVKTVILISLIALSRKFIILEPGAAPGKIAALSGAVLALGVVYWLMRERDQKREDALREQVAADSTRHT, from the coding sequence ATGAAAAAATTCATCAGTGACGAAGAGTTAAAAACCATTCGAATGCAATGGGACATTATGACATTTTATCAGCGCTTCGAGCAGATTGTTGCGCTGATACTCTCTGGTGTAATTGCTGTTGTCATTATCGTATCCATGATGCAATTAATCCGAGCCGTATTTACGCTCCTAATCCAAGGAGCCCTTGACCCTCTGGATCACAATGTTTTTCAGACCGTCTTCGGTATGATCATGACCTTGCTGATCGCGATGGAGTTCAAGCACTCCATAATTCGGGTCGCCTTGCGACACGACAGCATCATCCAAGTCAAGACCGTCATCCTGATTTCTCTCATCGCGCTATCGCGCAAGTTCATCATTCTTGAACCGGGCGCCGCGCCGGGGAAAATCGCCGCCCTATCAGGCGCGGTACTGGCGCTGGGTGTGGTGTACTGGTTGATGCGGGAACGCGATCAGAAAAGAGAAGATGCCCTTCGCGAACAGGTTGCCGCGGATTCGACACGCCACACCTGA